TTGTAGTCGACGACGGCGGTGTGGTCGGTGAAGTAGTCGCCGAAGCCTGGGTTCGCCAGGACGGCTGCACGCTCCTCAGCAGACTTCGGGGTTTCCGAAAGCTGCTGGCTGAATTCGACGCCGTGGGCAGTCTGAGTCATGTTTCCTCCACAGTCAGCTACCTGGCAGGGCGAACCGGGCCCCCAAAAGGGTGTGGTTCAGCGATGGACCAGGGAAGCAGGTAAATAATTCAACACAAGCTTACGCCTGAGTAATGGGCCTAAAGTGCGGCCGCGATGGCATCGCCGATGGCAGCTGTGCTGCGTGGCTCACCGGTGCGGCTTTCGACGTCGGCGACTACTGCCGCTTCGATCTTGCGGGCCGCCGTGGTGTAGCCAAGGTGGTCCAGGAGTAGCACTGCGGAGAGGATGGCCGCCGTGGGATCGGCTTTTTGCTGTCCGGCGATATCCGGAGCTGAGCCGTGAACGGGCTCAAACATGGACGGTGCCGTGCGGTCCATGTTGATGTTGCCCGATGCCGCCAGGCCGATGCCGCCTGTGATGGCAGCGGCGAGGTCGGTGAGGATGTCGCCGAACAGGTTGTCGGTGACGATGACATCAAAACGGGAGGGGTCGGTCACCATGAAGATGGTGGCGGCGTCAATGTGCAGGTAGTCGTGGGTGACCTCGGGGAACTCCCGGGCCACGGCCTCGACCGTGCGCTTCCACAAATGACCGGCGAAGACCAGCACATTGTGCTTGTGGACGAGTGTGACGTGCTTGCGCGGGCGATCGCTGGCGCGGCGGAAGGCATCGCGGACAACGCGCTCCACACCGTGAGCCGTGTTGAGGGCAACTTCCGTGGCTACCTCGTGGGGAGTACCGCCCCGGAGGGTGCCGCCGTTGCCCACGTAGGGACCTTCGGTACCTTCGCGGACCACGATGAAATCGATCTCGCCGGGGTTCGCCAGTGGGCTGCCGACGGTGCCGTACAGGCGGGACGGGCGCAGGTTAACATAGTGGTCCAGGCTGAAGCGGAGCTTGAGGAGCATCTCGCGTTCAATGATGCCGGAGGGGATGCGCGTGTCACCCGGGGCTGCACCCACGGCTCCGAAGAGGATGGCATCGCGGGTGCGCAGGTCTGCAAGGACCTCGTCAGGGAGGGTCTCGCCGGTCTCAAGCCAGTGCTGTGCGCCAAGCTTGTAGTTGGTCAGCTCCAGGGCCACGCCCTGGGCGGCGACAGCCTTTTCGAGGACCTTGACGGCTTCAGCGATGACCTCAGGGCCGATGCCGTCGCCGGGGATGACAGCGAGATTGATGGACGTTGCACTCATAGCTCTATCTAGCCAAGCAATCCACATGCTGGTCAAAATCGTCTCACTCTGCGAACACTCGCTTGCCTGCAGCCTGGGTCGGACTCAGACCACGGCATGATGCTCGAGCATGGAGCGAGCACATAGAGTCATAGCGTGGATAGAAGGCACGAGATATACGAATGGTTCCGGATCAACCGATTCAAGGTTGATATGACGGCCACGTGCCTCCTCATCCTCCTTTTTGGTCCCGTATATCTGGTCGCGGACCGGCCTTGGCTGTTCCTCTTGTCCTGCAGCCTCCTGCTTCCCCTCGCATGGCGACGCACCCGCCCGGCCGTTGCGGCCGGCGTCGTCATCCTGGTGTGCCTCGTCCAGTGGGCGGTGGCTGCCGAACCTGTAGCCGGACAGATAGCCGTCCCGCTTGTCATCTACGCGACGGCTGCTTATGGCCCCGCGTGGGCGAGTCGGACGGTTCTTCTGGCCGGACTGTTAGGTGGGGTCATGCTTACCACCCGCCTCTTTTCAACCACCGCTGAGTCCGGCATCCTGGGCCTCACCATCGGTGCGCTCTATACGGTGTTGATCTGGATGCTGGTGCTGGTGAGCTGGACCCTGGGCGACCTCACGCGCGTACGTCGGTTACAGCTCCAGGCCCTTGAGGACCGCACGCGGAGGCTTGAGGTGGAGCAGATGCAGGAACGGAAACTGGCCGCCGCCGATGAACGCTCGCACATTGCCCGGGAGATGCACGACATCGTGGCGCACTCCCTGTCCGTCATCATCACCCAGGCCGACGGAGCCCGTTATGCGGCGGCCGCCAAACCCGAACTCGCGACCGAGGCGTTGGCCACTATTGCGGCCACGGGCCGGGATTCGCTGGGCGAGATGCGAAGACTGCTGGGCGTCCTCCGCTCCGACGACGATTCCCCTACCCGCCCTCAACCCCGGCTTTCGGACCTGGACGAGCTCCTGCTCGGTTTCCGTGCCGCCACGCTTCAGGTCACCTTTGAACAAAGCGGCGCACCGCGTAGGGCCCTTCCTGCAGGTGCCGAACTGACGGCGTACAGGATCATCCAGGAAGCCCTCACCAACGTGATGAAGCACGCAGGACCAAGAGCGACGGCGGCGGTCACCCTGGCGTGGCAGGCCCGCGGCCTGCAGGTGGACGTCGTCGACGACGGCCGGGGCGCCGCCGCCGATCCGCCGACTGCCGGTGGAGGTAACGGCCTGAGGGGAATGGGCGAGCGTGTCTCGCTCTACGATGGTTCCTTGACCGCAGGCCCGGAACAGGGCGGCGGTTTCCGTGTGTCCGCTTTCATCCCTTATTCGGAGGCCTGAGCCATGCCTGTAGTTCCTTCACCTATCCGGGTGGCACTCGTCGATGACCAGCAATTGGTTCGCTCGGGATTTGGCATGCTGATCAATTCCCAGCCCGACCTCGAAGTTGTGGCCGAAGCAGGCAACGGTATCGAGGCCGTCCAAGCGCTCAGTGCCACCACGGCCGATGTGGTCCTGATGGACGTCCGGATGCCCGGGATGGACGGTATTGAAGCAACCCGTCGCATCCTGGAGCAGGCAGCGGCACAGCCGACGGGTTCGCAGCGGGCTGAGATCAAGATCGTGGTCCTCACCACCTTTGACCTGGACGAGTACGCCCTTGCCGCCATCCAGGCAGGCGCCAGTGGATTCCTCCTGAAGGATGCACCTCCGGAGGAACTTCTCGAGGCCATCCGTACCGTTTTCCGCGGGGACGCCGTGATTGCCCCGTCTACCACCAGACGCCTGCTTGACCACGTGGCGCCACTCCTGAGGACGCAGACGCCGGAGCAAACTGAGCATGCTGCCGCCGTCGAGCGCCTTACCGCCCGCGAGCGCGAGGTGTTCCAGCTGATTGCGCAGGGACAGTCGAACCCGGAGATCGCGGCGGGGCTGTTCCTTTCCGAGGCCACGGTCAAGACCCATGTAGGGCATATCCTGGCGAAGCTAGGCGCACGGGACCGCGTTCAAGTGGTGGTCATCGCGTATGAAACCGGTGTCGTAGCCCCTGGCACCTAGAAGGAACATCCGGCTGGCTCATACCGGCCGACTGCCAGTCTCAGACCACGGTATGAGCAGGCACCCGGAACAATGGGCCCGCGGCCCGATCCAGCAGGGCAGCCCTGAACCATAGCGTGGAACCATGACAACTTTCACGTCTCTCCCCCACCCGTCAGGAACCGATCGCCCCGCAGGCTCGGCAGGCGCCCAGGCCCGTCCCGCCGTGGAGGCTCATGAGCTGACCAAGAGCTACGGCCGCGCCGATACCACCGTCACGGCCCTGAACAAAGTGTCCTTGAGCTTCGACGCCGGGAAGTTCACTGCCATCATGGGACCGTCCGGTTCCGGCAAGTCCACTTTGATGCATTGCCTCGCCGGCTTGGATACGGCTGATTCCGGGCGGATTGTGCTGGGCGGCACGGAACTGACGGGGCTGAACGACCGCCAGCTCACGGCGCTCCGCCGCGAGAGGATCGGCTTTGTTTTCCAGGCGTTCAACCTTGTGCCCACCTTGACTGCCGAACAGAACATCACGCTCCCCCTCGCCTTGGCAGGAACCACTGCCGACGCCGGATGGCTGGACACCGTTGTCAGCACCCTTGGGCTCAAGGACCGTTTGAAGCACCGGCCGCATGAGCTCTCGGGCGGCCAGCAGCAGCGTGTGGCGGTTGCCCGGGCGTTGCTGACGCGTCCCGACGTCGTGTTCGGCGACGAACCTACCGGCAACCTGGACTCAAGGGCGGGCGGAGAAGTCCTGGCGTTGCTGCGCCGGAGCAGCCAGGAGATGGGGCAGACCATCATCATGGTCACGCACGATCCCGTGGCAGCCAGCTACGCGGACCGGGTGGTGCTGATGAGCGACGGAGGACTGGTGGGCGAGATTCACGATCCCACAGCAGACTCTGTGCTCGTTGCACTTGGCAAGCTGGGGGCTTAAAGCATGTTGCGTGTTGCCCTTTCCCAATTGACCACACATTTCCGGCGGTTCGTGGCCATCGGGCTTGCCGTGATGTTGTCCGTCATGTTCCTCTCGGCCACCCTCATGGTGGGTGCGAGCACCAATGCGTCGCTGGGCGCGAGCATCGGTGAGGCGTACCGGAACGCGGATGTTGTGGCTACGTCCAAGAACGGGGAGCCGTTCAGCCAGGCTGCGGTGGACTCGGCGGTTTCCTCCCCCGCCGTGCAGGACAGCTATGCGGAGCGTTCCACCTACGTGACGTTCGAGGCTG
This genomic interval from Paenarthrobacter aurescens TC1 contains the following:
- a CDS encoding putative ABC transporter, ATP-binding protein (identified by match to protein family HMM PF00005), which encodes MTTFTSLPHPSGTDRPAGSAGAQARPAVEAHELTKSYGRADTTVTALNKVSLSFDAGKFTAIMGPSGSGKSTLMHCLAGLDTADSGRIVLGGTELTGLNDRQLTALRRERIGFVFQAFNLVPTLTAEQNITLPLALAGTTADAGWLDTVVSTLGLKDRLKHRPHELSGGQQQRVAVARALLTRPDVVFGDEPTGNLDSRAGGEVLALLRRSSQEMGQTIIMVTHDPVAASYADRVVLMSDGGLVGEIHDPTADSVLVALGKLGA
- a CDS encoding putative two-component system response regulator (identified by match to protein family HMM PF00072; match to protein family HMM PF00196); translation: MPVVPSPIRVALVDDQQLVRSGFGMLINSQPDLEVVAEAGNGIEAVQALSATTADVVLMDVRMPGMDGIEATRRILEQAAAQPTGSQRAEIKIVVLTTFDLDEYALAAIQAGASGFLLKDAPPEELLEAIRTVFRGDAVIAPSTTRRLLDHVAPLLRTQTPEQTEHAAAVERLTAREREVFQLIAQGQSNPEIAAGLFLSEATVKTHVGHILAKLGARDRVQVVVIAYETGVVAPGT
- the leuB gene encoding 3-isopropylmalate dehydrogenase (identified by match to protein family HMM PF00180), with product MTSMWIAWLDRAMSATSINLAVIPGDGIGPEVIAEAVKVLEKAVAAQGVALELTNYKLGAQHWLETGETLPDEVLADLRTRDAILFGAVGAAPGDTRIPSGIIEREMLLKLRFSLDHYVNLRPSRLYGTVGSPLANPGEIDFIVVREGTEGPYVGNGGTLRGGTPHEVATEVALNTAHGVERVVRDAFRRASDRPRKHVTLVHKHNVLVFAGHLWKRTVEAVAREFPEVTHDYLHIDAATIFMVTDPSRFDVIVTDNLFGDILTDLAAAITGGIGLAASGNINMDRTAPSMFEPVHGSAPDIAGQQKADPTAAILSAVLLLDHLGYTTAARKIEAAVVADVESRTGEPRSTAAIGDAIAAAL
- a CDS encoding putative signal transduction histidine kinase (identified by match to protein family HMM PF02518; match to protein family HMM PF07730); translated protein: MDRRHEIYEWFRINRFKVDMTATCLLILLFGPVYLVADRPWLFLLSCSLLLPLAWRRTRPAVAAGVVILVCLVQWAVAAEPVAGQIAVPLVIYATAAYGPAWASRTVLLAGLLGGVMLTTRLFSTTAESGILGLTIGALYTVLIWMLVLVSWTLGDLTRVRRLQLQALEDRTRRLEVEQMQERKLAAADERSHIAREMHDIVAHSLSVIITQADGARYAAAAKPELATEALATIAATGRDSLGEMRRLLGVLRSDDDSPTRPQPRLSDLDELLLGFRAATLQVTFEQSGAPRRALPAGAELTAYRIIQEALTNVMKHAGPRATAAVTLAWQARGLQVDVVDDGRGAAADPPTAGGGNGLRGMGERVSLYDGSLTAGPEQGGGFRVSAFIPYSEA